In the genome of Trueperaceae bacterium, one region contains:
- a CDS encoding metal-dependent transcriptional regulator, whose product MANKGADQAAAHADAAEHGLSSAVGDYLKAIWQLAGDGAAATGDIARALGVTAPSVTGMLARLRSQGLVLYRPYKGAELTEHGRREAMRLLRRHRLLETFMIGELGFGWDEVHEEAERLEHVVSDEFTERLAQHIGDPAFDPHGDPIPRRDGSLPEGPDTPLSEAREGERFVAHRVLTQDGDVLAYLFGLGIEPGRRLTVVGREPGGRLVKVRVERRGGDSEVGLSSGLAALVLGVVTPA is encoded by the coding sequence ATGGCTAACAAGGGCGCGGACCAGGCCGCCGCCCACGCCGACGCCGCCGAGCACGGCCTGTCGAGCGCCGTCGGCGACTACCTCAAGGCGATCTGGCAGCTCGCCGGCGACGGCGCCGCCGCCACGGGCGACATCGCCAGAGCGCTGGGCGTCACGGCGCCCTCGGTCACGGGCATGCTGGCCCGCCTCAGGTCGCAGGGACTGGTGCTCTACCGGCCCTACAAGGGCGCCGAGCTGACGGAGCACGGCCGGCGCGAGGCGATGCGACTGCTGCGCCGCCACCGCCTGCTCGAGACGTTCATGATCGGCGAACTGGGCTTCGGCTGGGACGAGGTGCACGAGGAGGCCGAGCGGCTCGAGCACGTGGTGTCCGACGAGTTCACCGAGCGCCTGGCCCAGCACATCGGCGACCCGGCGTTCGACCCGCACGGCGACCCGATCCCGCGCCGCGACGGCAGCCTGCCCGAGGGGCCAGACACCCCGCTCTCGGAGGCGCGGGAGGGCGAGAGGTTCGTCGCCCACCGCGTGCTGACCCAGGACGGCGACGTGCTGGCCTACCTGTTCGGGCTCGGCATCGAGCCGGGGCGGCGCCTCACGGTCGTCGGGCGCGAGCCGGGCGGCCGCCTCGTCAAGGTGCGCGTCGAGCGGCGCGGCGGCGACTCCGAGGTGGGCCTGTCCAGCGGCCTGGCCGCCCTCGTGCTCGGCGTCGTCACGCCGGCGTGA
- the trxB gene encoding thioredoxin-disulfide reductase, producing the protein MSDRTRRPEKRYDVVIVGGGPAGLTAGIYSGRAQLATAIVERAVPGGQIAQTEEVENYPGFPEGITGPELSQRFLQQAQRFGAELIADEVTAVEPVAGGGFWVRGRAADYHAGAVIVAAGANPRLLGVPGESEYYGRGVSTCATCDGFFYRGKNVVVVGGGDAAVEEGLFLTRFADTVTIVHRRDELRANKHAQERAFANPKVRFVWNTVVTEVLGEDGVVTGVRTRHVETGEEGVIPADGLFVYIGHEPNTDYLRGTVKLRESGYVDVRDEVFTDVPGLFAAGDVADEVYRQLGTSVGAGTRAAMAAERYLAETGWQALGPSRPAEGEAKADEAPTAPLYL; encoded by the coding sequence ATGAGCGACCGCACCCGCAGACCCGAGAAGCGCTACGACGTCGTGATCGTGGGCGGCGGCCCGGCCGGCCTGACGGCCGGCATCTACTCCGGGCGCGCCCAGCTGGCCACGGCGATCGTCGAGCGCGCCGTCCCCGGCGGGCAGATCGCACAGACCGAGGAGGTCGAGAACTACCCGGGCTTCCCCGAAGGCATCACCGGACCGGAGCTCTCCCAGCGCTTCCTGCAGCAGGCCCAGCGCTTCGGCGCCGAGCTGATAGCCGACGAGGTCACGGCCGTCGAGCCGGTGGCGGGCGGCGGCTTCTGGGTGCGCGGCCGAGCGGCCGACTACCACGCCGGCGCCGTGATCGTGGCGGCCGGGGCGAACCCGCGCCTGCTGGGCGTCCCGGGCGAGAGCGAGTACTACGGCCGCGGGGTGTCGACCTGCGCCACCTGCGACGGCTTCTTCTACCGGGGCAAGAACGTCGTGGTCGTGGGCGGCGGCGACGCCGCCGTCGAGGAGGGCCTGTTCCTCACGCGCTTCGCCGACACCGTGACGATCGTCCACCGACGCGACGAGCTCAGGGCCAACAAGCACGCCCAGGAGCGGGCCTTCGCCAACCCGAAGGTGCGGTTCGTGTGGAACACCGTCGTCACCGAGGTCCTCGGGGAGGACGGCGTCGTGACGGGCGTGCGGACCAGGCACGTCGAGACCGGCGAGGAGGGCGTGATCCCCGCCGACGGCCTGTTCGTCTACATCGGCCACGAGCCGAACACCGACTACCTGCGCGGCACCGTCAAGCTGCGCGAGAGCGGCTACGTGGACGTGCGCGACGAGGTCTTCACCGACGTGCCGGGTCTGTTCGCCGCCGGCGACGTGGCCGACGAGGTCTACCGCCAGCTCGGCACCTCCGTCGGCGCCGGCACACGCGCCGCCATGGCCGCCGAGCGCTACCTCGCCGAGACCGGCTGGCAGGCGCTGGGGCCGTCGCGCCCCGCCGAGGGCGAGGCCAAGGCGGACGAGGCGCCGACGGCGCCCCTCTACCTCTGA
- a CDS encoding SPOR domain-containing protein, whose product MGPRARRLAITLLAAATVGGSPWAFAQSIAYTVQVVALSDREAALSVQTDLLRQGYPAYVVRSTSAQGDVFRVRVGAFANRAAALLYAEAMPAVAGGQPVPALAEGIPPGITPLAPSLLLEVAAPDDAVVYPWEDGLALRLPDEEGPAEYVLVSGAAVERFDAYLLGEREGARLWVRETLLFPPTWREEPEAVNEGFRASLLRLLAERLGVDVTAVEAAEYRPSPEAAPRLIVVEQEAPQEPDGVRLLGLGLPAAGMGEFGPLEYLGTAPEDLPAPPEGAVRVGDLRAAPPASVEGEGFVAVADEAFSLLEASGSRWRAVLGTPLWTDGEHLVASAGDTVLVYGFVPR is encoded by the coding sequence GTGGGCCCGCGGGCCCGCAGGCTCGCGATCACGCTGCTCGCGGCCGCCACGGTCGGGGGCTCGCCGTGGGCGTTCGCCCAGAGCATCGCCTACACCGTGCAGGTCGTCGCCCTCTCCGACCGCGAGGCGGCCCTGTCGGTGCAGACGGACCTCCTGAGGCAGGGCTACCCGGCCTACGTCGTGCGCTCGACGAGCGCCCAGGGCGACGTCTTCAGGGTCAGGGTCGGCGCCTTCGCGAACCGCGCGGCCGCGCTGCTCTACGCCGAGGCGATGCCGGCCGTGGCGGGCGGCCAGCCCGTGCCCGCGCTGGCCGAGGGCATACCGCCCGGCATCACGCCGCTGGCGCCCTCGCTGCTCCTCGAGGTCGCCGCCCCCGACGACGCCGTCGTCTACCCCTGGGAGGACGGCCTGGCGCTGCGCCTGCCGGACGAGGAGGGCCCGGCGGAGTACGTCCTGGTGAGCGGCGCCGCCGTCGAGCGCTTCGACGCCTACCTGCTGGGCGAGCGCGAGGGCGCGCGCCTGTGGGTGCGCGAGACCCTGCTGTTCCCCCCGACGTGGCGGGAGGAGCCGGAGGCGGTGAACGAGGGCTTCCGCGCCTCGCTGCTAAGGCTGCTGGCCGAGCGCCTGGGCGTGGACGTGACGGCCGTGGAGGCTGCAGAGTACCGTCCGTCGCCCGAGGCCGCGCCCCGGCTCATCGTCGTCGAGCAGGAGGCGCCGCAGGAGCCGGACGGCGTCAGGCTGCTCGGCTTGGGCCTCCCCGCCGCCGGCATGGGGGAGTTCGGCCCGCTCGAGTACCTGGGCACCGCGCCGGAGGACCTGCCGGCGCCGCCCGAGGGTGCCGTGCGCGTCGGCGACCTGCGCGCCGCGCCGCCCGCCTCGGTCGAGGGCGAGGGCTTCGTGGCCGTCGCCGACGAGGCGTTCAGCCTGCTCGAGGCCTCCGGCTCGCGCTGGCGGGCCGTGCTGGGCACGCCGCTGTGGACCGACGGCGAGCACCTCGTCGCGTCGGCGGGGGACACGGTCCTCGTCTACGGCTTCGTGCCGCGGTGA